In Amycolatopsis coloradensis, one genomic interval encodes:
- a CDS encoding oxidoreductase encodes MTNFHDNAAGTWRLGDLTVNRLGLGAMRLTGMPWDEKPKSRESAIAVLRRAIELGVDHIDTASFYFTPTRSANELISTALQPYSENLVITTKVGAGRSRDGEFSFARPDQLRGQVEENIRQLGLDHLDVVNLRWGAAMGKEPGSVAEHFGALAELREAGLIRHLGVSNVVADQLTEALSIAPVVCVQNRYGLADREDDALLDLCGEHGIAFVPFFAVTTSLPGAATPDTVPGQAEVAKVAAAHDATPAQIRLAWTLHRGAHVLAIPGTGDPRHLEENVAAGGIRLSEEELALLDGVGGGSVGS; translated from the coding sequence ATGACGAATTTTCACGACAACGCCGCCGGTACCTGGCGGCTCGGCGACCTGACCGTCAACCGGCTCGGCCTCGGCGCGATGCGGTTGACCGGGATGCCGTGGGACGAAAAGCCCAAGAGCCGTGAGTCCGCGATCGCCGTCCTGCGCCGTGCGATCGAACTCGGCGTCGACCACATCGACACCGCTTCGTTCTACTTCACGCCCACGCGCTCGGCGAACGAGTTGATCAGCACGGCGCTCCAGCCCTATTCCGAGAACCTCGTGATCACCACGAAGGTCGGCGCGGGCCGCTCCCGCGACGGCGAATTCTCTTTCGCACGCCCGGATCAGCTCCGCGGTCAGGTCGAAGAGAACATCCGGCAGCTCGGTCTCGACCACCTCGACGTCGTCAATCTGCGCTGGGGCGCCGCGATGGGCAAGGAGCCCGGCTCGGTGGCCGAACACTTCGGCGCGCTGGCGGAGCTGCGCGAGGCCGGCTTGATCCGCCATCTGGGTGTCTCCAACGTCGTGGCGGACCAGCTGACGGAGGCCCTGTCGATCGCTCCGGTGGTCTGCGTGCAGAACCGCTACGGCCTGGCAGACCGGGAGGACGACGCACTCCTGGACCTGTGCGGCGAGCACGGCATCGCGTTCGTGCCCTTCTTCGCCGTCACCACTTCGCTTCCCGGCGCCGCCACTCCCGACACCGTTCCGGGGCAGGCCGAGGTCGCGAAAGTCGCCGCGGCACACGACGCGACCCCGGCGCAGATCCGGCTCGCCTGGACGCTGCACCGCGGCGCGCACGTTCTCGCCATCCCCGGGACCGGTGACCCCAGGCATCTGGAGGAGAACGTCGCGGCGGGCGGCATCCGGTTGAGCGAGGAGGAACTGGCGCTGCTCGACGGTGTCGGCGGCGGCTCCGTCGGGAGCTAG
- the dpgC gene encoding (3,5-dihydroxyphenyl)acetyl-CoA 1,2-dioxygenase DpgC, giving the protein MTTDSVPGLDLRALAGEAHRVDDEIRAARTAFVEAHAEEIYAELTDGRTRYLRIDELVRAAALAFPGLVPSEQQMAAERSRPQVEKEGREIDQGIFLRGILRAPKAGPHLLDAMLRPTARAQRLLPEFLETGVVEMEAVRLERRDGVAHLTLCRDDCLNAEDAQQVDDMETAVDLTLLDPSVRAGLLRGGVMSHPRYLGRRVFCAGINLKKLSAGEIPLVDFLLRRETGYIQKIFRGLLTDDSWHSRFTGKPWMAAVDSFAIGGGTQLLLVFDHVLAASDAYLSLPAAKEGIIPGVSNFRLSRIAGPRVARQVILSGRKLRADEPDARSIVDEVVAPEKMDAAIDGALARLDGEAVAANRRMLNLAEEPPEEFRRYIAEFALQQALRIYGADVIGKVDGFAVGSR; this is encoded by the coding sequence GTGACGACGGACAGCGTGCCAGGGCTCGATCTCCGGGCCCTGGCGGGGGAGGCCCATCGGGTCGACGACGAGATCCGGGCGGCGCGCACGGCCTTCGTCGAGGCGCACGCCGAAGAGATCTACGCCGAACTCACCGACGGCCGGACCCGGTACCTGCGCATCGACGAACTCGTCCGGGCCGCCGCGCTCGCCTTCCCCGGTCTGGTGCCCTCGGAGCAGCAGATGGCGGCCGAGCGTTCGCGTCCGCAGGTGGAGAAGGAAGGACGCGAGATCGACCAGGGCATCTTCCTGCGTGGGATCCTGCGCGCGCCGAAGGCCGGCCCGCATCTGCTCGACGCCATGCTCCGGCCCACCGCCAGGGCACAGCGGCTGCTGCCCGAGTTCCTCGAGACCGGTGTCGTGGAGATGGAGGCCGTCCGGCTGGAACGCCGTGACGGCGTCGCGCACCTGACCCTGTGCCGCGACGACTGCCTGAACGCCGAGGACGCCCAGCAGGTCGACGACATGGAGACGGCGGTCGATCTGACGCTGCTCGATCCGTCCGTCCGGGCAGGACTGTTGCGGGGCGGGGTGATGAGCCATCCCCGGTACCTGGGGCGCCGGGTGTTCTGCGCGGGGATCAACCTCAAGAAGCTCAGCGCCGGCGAGATCCCGCTCGTCGATTTCCTCCTGCGGCGGGAAACGGGCTACATCCAGAAGATCTTCCGCGGCCTGCTGACGGACGATTCCTGGCACTCCAGGTTCACCGGCAAGCCCTGGATGGCGGCCGTCGATTCCTTCGCCATCGGCGGCGGGACCCAGCTGCTGCTGGTCTTCGACCACGTGCTGGCGGCGTCCGACGCGTACCTCAGCCTTCCGGCGGCGAAGGAGGGGATCATCCCCGGGGTGTCCAACTTCCGGCTTTCCCGCATCGCCGGGCCTCGCGTGGCCCGGCAGGTGATCCTCAGCGGCCGCAAGCTCCGGGCGGACGAGCCGGACGCCCGGTCGATCGTCGACGAGGTCGTCGCGCCGGAGAAGATGGACGCGGCGATCGACGGCGCGCTGGCCCGGCTCGACGGGGAGGCCGTGGCCGCCAACCGGCGCATGCTGAACCTTGCCGAGGAACCACCTGAGGAATTTCGCCGGTACATCGCGGAATTCGCACTGCAGCAGGCTTTGCGCATCTACGGCGCGGACGTGATCGGCAAGGTGGACGGATTCGCGGTGGGCTCGCGATGA
- a CDS encoding glycosyltransferase — protein MRVLFASLASVGHTYPLIPLAIAARDAGHEVHFAAGENVHPPLLRNGLRPFRPADAFYEIYAEDLEPELARLRPDLVVHEWGQPGVAVAAERAGIPGLWHGFGRLFPDGIGFEPPTRPDRPHLDICPQSLQDRNFLATAERVALRPVPYSEPAVPPWRVEKSARPLIYLTLGTAFGTPEVLTTVLRGLAPLGAHVVVASGRVRPEELGAVPDNVTVRAWIPQADLLPHVDVVVHHGGSGTTLGALSVGVPQLILPQGADQFANAEALCAAGAALSLHPGEPNAEAVAEHTGSLLGRNAHRDAARAIAEEIARMPSPAEIARALPDWAS, from the coding sequence ATGCGAGTCCTCTTCGCCAGCCTTGCGTCGGTCGGCCATACCTATCCGCTGATCCCGCTCGCGATCGCCGCCAGGGACGCCGGGCACGAAGTGCATTTCGCCGCCGGAGAGAACGTCCACCCGCCGCTGCTGAGGAACGGTCTCAGGCCTTTTCGCCCGGCGGACGCGTTCTACGAGATCTACGCCGAGGATCTCGAACCGGAACTGGCACGACTCCGGCCCGACCTCGTCGTGCACGAATGGGGACAGCCCGGGGTGGCCGTCGCCGCGGAGCGCGCCGGGATCCCCGGCCTCTGGCACGGGTTCGGCCGCCTGTTCCCGGACGGAATCGGGTTCGAGCCGCCGACGCGGCCCGACCGCCCCCATCTCGACATCTGCCCACAGTCCTTGCAGGACAGGAACTTCCTCGCGACGGCCGAACGCGTCGCACTGCGACCCGTGCCCTACTCCGAACCGGCGGTGCCCCCGTGGCGCGTCGAAAAGTCCGCTCGTCCGCTGATCTATCTGACGCTCGGCACCGCCTTCGGCACGCCGGAAGTGCTCACCACCGTGCTCCGGGGGCTGGCTCCGCTCGGCGCGCACGTGGTGGTCGCCTCGGGACGGGTCCGCCCGGAGGAACTCGGCGCCGTACCGGACAACGTGACGGTGCGGGCATGGATCCCGCAAGCCGACCTGCTGCCGCACGTCGACGTGGTCGTGCACCACGGCGGCAGCGGCACGACCCTCGGCGCGCTCTCGGTCGGCGTCCCGCAGCTGATCCTCCCGCAGGGAGCCGACCAGTTCGCCAACGCCGAAGCCCTGTGTGCGGCGGGTGCCGCGCTGAGTCTTCACCCCGGCGAACCGAACGCGGAAGCCGTCGCCGAACACACCGGGAGCCTGCTGGGCCGGAACGCCCATCGCGACGCGGCCAGGGCGATCGCCGAGGAGATCGCCCGGATGCCCTCCCCCGCCGAGATCGCCCGGGCACTGCCGGACTGGGCCTCGTGA
- the dpgB gene encoding enoyl-CoA-hydratase DpgB → MVTRNENKGDLVLRFDGSRPLSAAAVEEIAALCDRAEDQREPGPVTVHVTGAPPADWAKGLEVGLVSKWERAVRRFERLGRLTAVVASGECAGMALDLLLAADVRIAEPGTTLRLAWAGGGTWPGMTVYRLTKQAGAAGIRRAVLLGTPIGTDRALALNLIDEVSGEPAATLSSLDGSLDGAEAAIRRQLIFEAGSTTFEEALGSHLAAADRALRREAKS, encoded by the coding sequence ATGGTGACGCGTAACGAAAACAAGGGCGACCTGGTGCTGCGTTTCGACGGCTCCCGTCCGCTGTCCGCCGCGGCCGTCGAGGAGATCGCCGCGCTCTGCGACCGTGCCGAGGACCAGCGTGAACCGGGACCGGTGACCGTCCACGTCACGGGCGCCCCGCCCGCTGATTGGGCGAAGGGACTCGAGGTCGGCTTGGTGTCCAAATGGGAGCGGGCGGTGCGCCGCTTCGAACGCCTCGGCAGGCTCACGGCCGTGGTGGCGTCGGGCGAATGCGCCGGTATGGCACTGGATCTCCTGCTCGCCGCCGACGTCCGGATCGCCGAGCCGGGCACCACGTTGCGGCTCGCCTGGGCGGGTGGCGGCACCTGGCCGGGGATGACCGTGTACCGGCTCACCAAGCAGGCGGGCGCGGCGGGCATCCGGCGGGCCGTGCTGCTCGGCACGCCGATCGGGACGGACCGGGCACTCGCCCTCAACCTGATCGACGAGGTGTCCGGCGAACCGGCCGCCACACTGTCCTCTTTGGACGGTAGCCTGGACGGCGCCGAGGCGGCGATCCGGCGCCAGCTGATCTTCGAAGCGGGCTCGACCACCTTCGAGGAGGCACTCGGTTCCCACCTGGCCGCGGCGGATCGCGCCCTGCGGCGGGAAGCCAAGTCGTGA
- the dpgD gene encoding enoyl-CoA-hydratase DpgD — protein MSESRVRYEKKDHVAYVTLNRPEVLNAMDRLMHAELAGIWDDVEADEDVRVVVLTGAGDRAFSVGQDLKERARLTEEGVEASTFGSSGQPGHPRLTDRFTLSKPVVGRVHGYALGGGFELALACDIVIASDEAVFALPEVRLGLIAGAGGVFRLPRQLPLKVAMGYLLTGRRMDAAMALHHGLVNEVVPFSELDRCVAEWTDSLVRAAPLSVRAIKEAALRSLDLPLEEAFKTSYPWEERRRTSVDASEGARAFAEKRDPIWTGR, from the coding sequence ATGAGCGAAAGCCGGGTGCGGTACGAAAAGAAGGACCACGTCGCGTACGTGACGCTGAACCGGCCCGAAGTGCTGAACGCGATGGACCGGCTGATGCACGCGGAACTCGCCGGCATCTGGGACGACGTCGAAGCCGACGAAGACGTCCGGGTGGTGGTCCTGACCGGTGCGGGAGATCGCGCGTTCTCGGTCGGGCAGGACCTCAAGGAACGCGCGCGGCTGACCGAGGAAGGCGTCGAGGCTTCGACGTTCGGCAGCAGCGGTCAGCCGGGGCATCCCCGGCTGACCGACCGGTTCACCCTGTCCAAACCGGTGGTCGGCCGGGTGCACGGCTACGCACTGGGCGGTGGCTTCGAACTGGCGCTCGCGTGCGACATCGTCATCGCCTCCGACGAGGCGGTCTTCGCGTTGCCGGAGGTCCGGCTCGGCCTGATCGCCGGGGCGGGTGGCGTGTTCCGGTTGCCGCGGCAGCTGCCGCTGAAGGTGGCGATGGGCTATCTGCTGACCGGGCGCAGAATGGACGCGGCTATGGCCCTTCACCATGGGCTGGTCAACGAAGTCGTGCCGTTTTCCGAATTGGACCGATGCGTCGCCGAATGGACCGACAGTCTGGTGCGCGCCGCTCCGCTTTCGGTCCGCGCGATCAAGGAGGCCGCGCTGCGCTCGCTCGACCTTCCGCTCGAGGAAGCGTTCAAAACCTCGTATCCGTGGGAAGAACGGCGACGGACCAGTGTGGACGCGAGCGAAGGCGCCCGTGCCTTCGCCGAGAAACGGGATCCGATCTGGACCGGTCGCTGA
- a CDS encoding helix-turn-helix domain-containing protein: MDKKAPAGNLPRPNPLPGCPMAAAFAAIGGKWKLTLVYWLAHGESHFAGLRRRGAPITPKVLAEQLRELEADGLVERVVTGPVPARVIYRLTPYGATVLPVVEEVRVWGETHLERTRGDAAPNPAMSCAESIG; the protein is encoded by the coding sequence ATGGACAAGAAGGCACCTGCGGGTAACCTTCCGCGTCCCAACCCGCTGCCCGGCTGCCCGATGGCCGCGGCGTTCGCCGCGATCGGCGGGAAATGGAAGCTGACCCTGGTGTACTGGCTGGCCCACGGCGAGTCCCATTTCGCCGGCCTCCGCCGCCGGGGCGCCCCCATCACGCCCAAGGTGCTGGCCGAGCAGTTGCGCGAACTCGAGGCCGACGGGCTGGTCGAACGCGTGGTGACCGGGCCCGTCCCGGCGCGCGTCATCTACCGGCTCACGCCTTACGGGGCCACGGTCCTGCCGGTGGTCGAGGAGGTCAGGGTCTGGGGCGAGACGCATCTCGAGCGCACCCGGGGCGACGCCGCGCCGAACCCGGCGATGAGCTGCGCCGAGTCGATCGGATAG
- a CDS encoding 3-deoxy-7-phosphoheptulonate synthase: MTTLATVELDNQRIDRMVPLVTPALLHHELPLGANAADTVRQGRENVLRVLDGTDDRLLVIAGPCSIHDPAAALEYADRLAALAGRFADDLLVVMRVYFEKPRTVGGWKGLINDPHLDGTGDVNRGLRIARDLLLELAEGGLPAACEWLDTTIPAYLADTVSWGAIGARTVESQNHRMLASGLSMPVGFKNRRDGDVTVAVDAIRAAEARHVVPGVDPSGLPAILHTVGNPDCHLVLRGGNSTPNHNPASVRAALTTLQNAGLPRRVVIDASHDNSRKDHLRQAIVAGQIAEQVKNGQRGIVGVMLESNLKAGRQDLHPDRPLTYGQSITDACIDIAATQEVLQTLATATAARRSGVR, encoded by the coding sequence ATGACAACCCTCGCCACGGTCGAACTCGACAACCAGCGCATCGACCGGATGGTCCCGCTGGTCACGCCCGCCCTGCTGCACCACGAGCTGCCGCTCGGCGCCAACGCGGCCGACACGGTGCGGCAGGGCAGGGAAAACGTCCTGCGCGTCCTCGACGGCACGGACGACCGGCTGCTCGTGATCGCCGGTCCCTGCTCCATCCACGATCCCGCGGCGGCACTCGAATACGCCGACCGACTCGCCGCCCTCGCCGGCCGGTTCGCCGACGATCTCCTGGTCGTCATGCGCGTGTACTTCGAAAAGCCCCGTACGGTCGGCGGCTGGAAAGGGCTCATCAACGACCCGCACCTCGACGGCACCGGCGATGTCAACCGCGGTCTGCGCATCGCCAGGGATCTGCTCCTCGAACTCGCCGAGGGCGGTCTGCCCGCCGCGTGCGAATGGCTGGACACCACCATCCCGGCGTACCTCGCCGACACCGTCTCGTGGGGCGCGATCGGCGCCCGCACGGTGGAAAGCCAGAACCACCGCATGCTGGCCAGCGGGCTGTCCATGCCGGTCGGCTTCAAGAACCGCCGCGACGGCGATGTCACCGTCGCCGTCGACGCCATCCGTGCCGCCGAAGCGCGCCACGTCGTCCCCGGCGTCGACCCCAGTGGCCTGCCGGCGATCCTGCACACGGTCGGCAATCCGGACTGCCATCTCGTGCTGCGCGGCGGAAACAGCACGCCCAACCACAACCCGGCGTCCGTCCGCGCGGCACTCACCACCCTGCAGAACGCGGGACTGCCCCGGCGCGTGGTGATCGACGCCAGTCACGACAACAGCCGCAAGGACCATCTGCGGCAGGCCATCGTCGCCGGCCAGATCGCCGAACAGGTCAAGAACGGTCAGCGCGGCATCGTCGGCGTCATGCTCGAATCCAACCTCAAGGCGGGCCGCCAGGACCTCCACCCCGACCGGCCGCTCACCTACGGCCAGTCCATCACGGACGCCTGCATCGACATCGCGGCCACCCAGGAGGTGCTCCAGACCCTCGCGACGGCGACCGCCGCCCGCCGATCCGGAGTGCGGTGA
- a CDS encoding CsgG/HfaB family protein, translated as MRSYWKVRVRAQIAQYRAPDEQGKPKIVVALPRTKAGSYAVGDGRVDADEVADAIRARLSDTLTQTQRFIVLDREFGDELQAEIDHINSGNVRLQDTARVGQQLATDLILIPTIERFEYPRSVRNLRMSDRQVTSYSGGGRITLRLVNATTGQVVMSDSFDHQLASTGPSTLPRVVNGRNMAAAMMESLSGQIGTSIVTTLFPVSVVSVDGDQVVLSQGGDTVQAGQRWQAVRLGEELKDPQTGRSLGRSEHPCCTIRIDRVAAQTSYGTIEDGVDAMRGGFRPGQIELRQKLGSKPAAAAAGATASAAPAAAARPAAKPKPKPAAAPAEDPKXLPLAGGDADDRVAGPGAAMAFCRIRSAG; from the coding sequence ATGCGCAGCTACTGGAAAGTACGCGTACGTGCCCAGATCGCCCAGTACCGCGCACCGGACGAGCAGGGCAAGCCGAAGATCGTGGTTGCACTGCCGCGCACCAAGGCCGGCAGCTACGCCGTAGGCGATGGCCGCGTGGATGCCGATGAAGTGGCCGACGCGATCCGCGCACGCCTGTCCGACACGCTGACCCAGACCCAGCGCTTCATCGTGCTGGACCGTGAGTTCGGCGACGAACTGCAGGCCGAGATCGACCACATCAACAGCGGCAACGTGCGCCTGCAGGACACCGCGCGCGTGGGCCAGCAGCTGGCGACCGATCTGATCCTGATACCGACCATCGAACGCTTCGAGTACCCGCGCAGCGTGCGCAACCTGCGCATGTCCGACCGCCAGGTGACCTCGTACTCCGGTGGCGGCCGCATCACCCTGCGCCTGGTCAACGCCACCACCGGCCAGGTGGTGATGTCCGACAGCTTCGACCACCAGCTGGCCTCGACCGGCCCCAGCACCCTGCCGCGTGTGGTCAACGGCCGCAACATGGCCGCGGCGATGATGGAATCGCTGTCCGGCCAGATCGGCACCAGCATCGTCACCACGCTGTTCCCGGTATCGGTGGTGTCGGTGGACGGTGACCAGGTGGTGCTGAGCCAGGGCGGTGACACCGTGCAGGCCGGCCAGCGCTGGCAGGCCGTGCGCCTGGGCGAAGAACTGAAGGACCCGCAGACCGGCCGCTCGCTGGGCCGCAGCGAACACCCGTGCTGCACCATCCGCATCGACCGCGTCGCTGCACAGACCTCATACGGCACCATCGAAGACGGCGTCGACGCGATGCGCGGCGGTTTCCGTCCGGGCCAGATCGAACTGCGCCAGAAGCTGGGCAGCAAGCCGGCGGCCGCCGCCGCAGGAGCGACTGCCTCGGCCGCTCCCGCAGCTGCCGCACGCCCGGCCGCCAAGCCGAAGCCCAAGCCCGCTGCCGCGCCGGCCGAAGATCCGAAATNCCTCCCACTGGCGGGCGGCGACGCGGACGACCGCGTCGCCGGGCCCGGTGCTGCTATGGCGTTCTGTCGGATCAGGTCGGCGGGGTGA
- a CDS encoding TetR/AcrR family transcriptional regulator translates to MAYVKAAEREGQIVAAAIRVLSTVGVPGTTLRAVAAEAGISLGTLHYVFPSKDQLLRAVIGTVVDDISDALRSGLEPDRGFEHALRTGITTFWDKLVEGDVGLQIMQYELSNYSLRSEAPNLARSQYDAYISLVTRLCEQAAIAAGERCAVGFDTLGRLALASVDGLILQYVAHPDPVRAHGDLERALDMIVLLADPQPVAARTGNPR, encoded by the coding sequence ATGGCCTACGTGAAGGCGGCGGAACGCGAGGGGCAGATCGTCGCCGCGGCGATCCGGGTGCTCAGCACCGTCGGCGTACCCGGGACCACTCTCCGCGCGGTGGCCGCCGAAGCGGGGATCTCACTGGGCACCCTGCACTACGTCTTCCCGAGCAAGGACCAGCTGTTGCGCGCGGTCATCGGCACGGTCGTCGACGACATCTCCGACGCGCTGCGCAGCGGCCTCGAACCGGACCGGGGCTTCGAGCACGCGCTCCGGACGGGCATCACGACGTTCTGGGACAAACTCGTCGAGGGTGACGTCGGATTGCAGATCATGCAGTACGAGCTCTCCAACTACTCGTTGCGGAGCGAGGCACCGAACCTCGCCCGATCCCAGTACGACGCCTACATCTCGCTCGTGACCAGGCTCTGCGAACAGGCCGCCATCGCCGCCGGCGAACGCTGCGCCGTCGGCTTCGACACGCTGGGACGACTCGCGCTCGCCTCGGTCGACGGCCTGATCCTGCAGTACGTGGCCCACCCGGACCCGGTACGCGCGCACGGGGATCTCGAACGGGCACTGGACATGATCGTGTTACTGGCGGATCCGCAGCCTGTCGCGGCGCGCACCGGAAATCCGCGCTAA
- a CDS encoding peptidoglycan-binding protein, which translates to MTTAERNPSTLDDPSHDRPKSLDAIDKHAQQAQKLNSSAVNDQARKVGGAATRANDLGDDLKVFRDDVLRNWEGKDADAVAEHLEKLGKASYKVSDKAEAAKNILQRVSEILDEVKKKVAQLAQEANDKDADNRKLIDAARRRKNSSKDDNEIAAAATDIERLRQLNEKDSNGKKDEIEKALDDAEKQIDDLLKPLGLEIEGGFIELIPADDGQTTASSVNAKPVNSNLSSTPSYGGGDGGGGGGGGGGGGGPAGVPGDGRPAKPIDARGDNPAKIAEQFLGRNAGDLKGSGELPAMQSWVPNNVNCANFVSGCLEAAGLIDKGQASASVAGLTANLEADGWKSVPLSEAKPGDVVISNNGGHVVLYAGDGQFIGSNNVNPDGSQKISMGGGGGLVKILTPPT; encoded by the coding sequence ATGACCACCGCGGAGCGGAATCCGAGCACGCTCGACGACCCGTCGCACGACCGCCCGAAGTCGTTGGACGCCATCGACAAACACGCCCAGCAGGCGCAGAAGCTCAATTCGAGCGCGGTCAACGACCAGGCGAGGAAGGTCGGCGGCGCGGCGACGAGGGCGAACGATCTCGGCGACGACCTCAAGGTCTTCCGCGACGACGTCCTGCGTAACTGGGAGGGCAAGGACGCCGACGCCGTCGCCGAACACCTCGAAAAGCTCGGCAAGGCCAGCTACAAGGTGAGCGACAAGGCCGAGGCCGCCAAGAACATCCTCCAGCGGGTGTCCGAGATTCTCGACGAGGTCAAGAAGAAGGTCGCACAGCTCGCCCAGGAAGCTAACGACAAGGACGCGGACAACCGCAAGCTGATCGACGCGGCCCGCCGCCGGAAGAACAGCTCGAAGGACGACAACGAGATCGCCGCCGCCGCGACGGACATCGAGCGGCTCCGGCAGCTCAACGAAAAAGACTCGAACGGCAAGAAGGACGAGATCGAGAAAGCGCTGGACGACGCCGAGAAGCAGATCGACGATCTCCTCAAGCCACTCGGCCTGGAGATCGAAGGCGGTTTCATCGAGCTCATCCCCGCCGACGACGGCCAGACCACGGCGTCGAGCGTCAACGCGAAGCCCGTCAACTCCAACCTGAGCAGCACACCCAGCTACGGCGGGGGAGACGGCGGCGGTGGTGGCGGAGGCGGCGGCGGTGGCGGCGGCCCCGCCGGGGTGCCGGGCGACGGCAGGCCCGCCAAGCCGATCGACGCGCGGGGCGACAACCCGGCGAAGATCGCCGAGCAGTTCCTCGGCCGCAACGCCGGCGACCTCAAGGGCAGCGGCGAGCTGCCCGCCATGCAGTCGTGGGTGCCCAACAACGTCAACTGCGCGAACTTCGTTTCCGGCTGTCTCGAGGCGGCGGGCCTGATCGACAAGGGGCAGGCCAGTGCCTCGGTCGCGGGCCTGACGGCCAACCTCGAAGCGGACGGCTGGAAGTCGGTGCCGCTTTCGGAAGCGAAACCGGGCGACGTGGTGATCTCGAACAACGGCGGGCACGTCGTGCTGTACGCGGGCGATGGCCAGTTCATCGGCTCGAACAACGTCAACCCCGACGGTTCGCAGAAGATCAGCATGGGCGGCGGTGGCGGCCTCGTGAAGATCCTCACCCCGCCGACCTGA
- a CDS encoding DNA-binding response regulator, giving the protein MRTSDGLTRAGDAVTVVRGEEELFRRIGHLFSTVTDLACAANDLATWVAERRSDELTAAAERRAGEIWVRKIYRAGLLLDPGTAQELARIRDRFGAQIRISTEDVNETIVMDGRLVILAGDRVAGQRGYSVITQPETVQGVISLFEATWRAATDLDVFDAQVSEIRRLAPAVLDLLGSGVKDEAAARSLGLGVRTYRRRVAELMAALGAESRFQAGVRARELGLV; this is encoded by the coding sequence ATGCGGACGAGCGACGGGCTCACCAGGGCGGGCGATGCGGTCACCGTCGTGCGCGGCGAAGAGGAGCTGTTCCGCCGGATCGGGCACCTGTTCTCGACCGTGACCGACCTGGCGTGCGCCGCCAACGACCTCGCGACCTGGGTGGCCGAGCGCAGATCGGACGAACTCACCGCGGCCGCCGAGCGCCGGGCCGGCGAGATCTGGGTGCGCAAGATCTACCGGGCCGGACTGCTGCTCGACCCGGGAACCGCGCAGGAGCTCGCGAGGATCCGCGACCGGTTCGGAGCCCAGATCCGGATTTCGACCGAGGACGTCAACGAGACGATCGTGATGGACGGCAGGCTTGTCATCCTGGCAGGCGACCGCGTCGCCGGGCAGCGCGGCTACAGCGTCATCACCCAGCCCGAAACCGTGCAGGGCGTGATTTCGCTGTTCGAGGCGACCTGGCGAGCGGCGACCGATCTCGACGTCTTCGACGCGCAGGTGTCCGAGATCCGGAGGCTCGCGCCCGCGGTGCTGGATCTGCTCGGCAGCGGCGTCAAGGACGAAGCCGCCGCCCGGAGCCTCGGCCTCGGCGTGCGCACCTATCGGCGACGGGTGGCCGAGCTGATGGCGGCGCTGGGTGCCGAGTCCCGTTTCCAGGCCGGCGTCCGGGCCCGCGAACTGGGTCTGGTCTAG